A window of Nocardioidaceae bacterium genomic DNA:
AGGACGGCACCGTCAAGGTCGTCTTCACCCCCTGACCCGACGACCTGACCCGACGCCCGGCTCGCCGCCGACCTCCGCTCAGCGGAGGTGGGCGGCGGCGTCGAGCGCCCAGTAGGTGAGCACCACGTCGGCGCCCGCCCGGCGGATCGAGAGCAGCGTCTCCATCATCGCGGCGTCGCGGTCGATCCAGCCGTTCGCGGCGGCGGCCTCGACCATCGCGTACTCGCCCGAGATGTTGTACGCAGCCACCGGCACGTCGACGGCGTCACGCACCTCGCGCAGCACGTCGAGGTAGGCCAGCGCCGGCTTCACCATCACCAGGTCCGCGCCCTCGGCGACGTCGAGCAGCGCCTCGCGGACACCCTCGAGCCGGTTGGCGGGATCCTGCTGGTAGGTGCGTCGGTCGCCCTGCAGCGAGGAGTCGACCGCTTCGCGGAACGGGCCGTAGAAGGCGGAGGCGTACTTCGCCGAGTACGCCAGCACCGCCACGTCCTGGTGGCCCGTGTCGTCGAGCGCGTCCCGGATCACCGCGACCTGGCCGTCCATCATCCCGCTCGGGCCGACCATCGCGGATCCGCTGGCGGCCTGCACGACCGCCATCTCCGCGTACGCCGCCAGCGTCGCGTCGTTGTCGACCGCACCGGAGGCGTCGAGCAGGCCGCAGTGGCCGTGGTCGGTGAACTCGTCCAGGCACAGGTCGCTCATCACCGTCACGGCGTCACCGACCTCGGCGCGTACGTCGGCGAGGGCGACGTTGAGGATTCCCTGCGGGTCCAGGCCGGCCGACCCGGTGGCGTCCTTGGTCTCCGGGATGCCGAACAGCATGATCCCGCCGAGGCCGGCCTCCGCGCACCGCGCGGCCTCCGCCTTGAGGGAGTCCCGCGTGTGCTGCACGACGCCGGGCATCGAGGTGATCGGCTGCGGCTCGGTGAGTCCCTCGCGCACGAACACGGGCAGCACCAGCTGTCCCGCGCGAAGTGACGTCTCGGCGACCATCGACCGCAGGGCCGGCGTACGCCGCAGTCGCCGCGGCCGCACCACGGGGGGCACGGGCGGCACCGGCGGACCTGACGGACCTGACGGACCTGACGGCACCGTGCCGGGACCGGTCACGAGCTGCTCTTGCGCCGACTCGTCGTCTTGGCGGGCTTCTTCTCGCTCGGCTTCGTCACCGGTTCACCGGCCTCGAGGAAGTCCAGGCGCCGCTCGGCGCCGAAGTCCGCCAGGGCCGCCGCGAGGTCCTCCACGGACGGCGCGGGCGCCATCACGTCGACGCGCAGGCCATGCTCCTCGGCCGTCTTGGCCGTGGCAGGGCCGATCACCGCGATGATCGTGGAGGGGTGCGGCTTGCCGGCGATGCCGACGAGGTTGCGCACCGTCGAGGACGAGGTGAAGACGACGGCGTCGAACTTGCCGGACTTGATCGCCTCACGCGTCGGCGCCGGCGGCGGGGCGGCCCGCACGGTGCGGTAGGCCGTCACGTCGTCGACCTCCCAGCCGAGGTCGATCAGACCGGCGACGAGGTTCTCGGTCGCGATGTCGGCGCGCGGCAGGAACACCCGGTTGATGGGGTCGAGCACGTCGTCGAAGGGCGGCCAGTCCTCCAGCAGGCCGGCGGCGGACTGCTCCCCGGAGGGCACCAGGTCGGCCCGCAGGCCCCAGGCGGCGATCGCGGCGGCGGTCTTCTCACCGACCGCAGCGATCTTGAGACCGGAGAACGCGCGGGCGTCGAGGCCGTACTCCTCGAACTTCTCCCGCACCGCGCGCACGGCGTTGACCGAGGTGAAGGCGATCCACTCGTAGCGGCCCTCGACGAGTCCGCGGACGGCCTTGTCCATCTGGGCGGGGTTGCGCGGGGGCTCCACGGAGATCGTCGGCACCTGCTCCGGCACCGCGCCGTGGCCGCGCAGCGTGCTCATCAGCGAGCCGGACTGCTCCTTGGTGCGAGGCACCAGCACCCGCCACCCGAACAGCGGCTTGGTCTCGAACCACGACAGCGTCTCGCGCAGGTTGACGACCTTGCCGACCACGACGATGGCGGGCGGTGCGATCTGCGCCTCGGCGGCGTCGACGGCCACGTCGCGCAGCGTGGAGACCAGGGTGCGCTGCTCGGTGGTCGTGCCGACGGTGGTCACGGCCACCGGGGTCTCGGGGTCGCGGCCCGCCTCGACGAGCTCCTCGGAGAGCTCGGGCAGGCGCTTGACGGCGGAGACGAGCACCAGGGTGGAGAACCCGGCGTACCGGCTCCAGTCGATGCGGCCGTCGCGGCAGCCGACAACGGCGACCTCGCGGTCGCTCTTGGTGGTCAGGGGCACCCCGGCGTACGTCGGGACGCCGGAGACCGAGGAGACACCCGGCACGACCTCGAAGCCGATGCCGGCCTTCACGCAGGCGGCGGCCTCCTCGGGGCCCGAGCCGTACAGGAACGGGTCGCCGGCGAGGAGGCGGACGACGCGCTTGCCCGCCTTGGCCTGCTTGGTGACGACCTTCGAGCGGGCGGCGTGGGTGAGGGGCTGGTCGTCCTCACCGAAGCCGCCGTCGACGACCTCGGGCAATGTGGGCTCGACCTGACCCGACAGCGGCGCCGGGCTGTCGTCGGCGGGCGCGAGCAGCTGTTCGACGAGTCCGCGGTGCCCAGGCAGCTCGACGACGACGACGTCAGCAGCGCGCAGCAGCTCGACGGCCCGCACGGTGAGCAGGTCGGGGTCGCCAGGGCCGGCGCCCACGAAGGACACCCAGCCGGGCGTCGCCGGCGTACGGGCTGCGCCCTTGGAGGTGGCGGTCTTGGTCATGTCTCGACCTCTCGTCGGTGGTTCGGGGTGCGTACGGGTCCCGCCGGCGTCGGCGGGTGGGAGTTCAGGAGTCGTGCGGCTGCGTCGGGGGGAGCTCGTCGTCGCCGAGCTGCTCGTCCATCAGCGCAGCGGCGCCCTCGGCGAGCATGGAGGCGGCGAGGTCGGCGCCGAGCGATGCGGCGCGGTCGACCGGACCGTTGGTCGAGCGGCGGATGGCCACGGCACCGTCGGGCCGCAGGACCACGGCGCGGAGCCAGAGCTCGTCCCCCGCCTCGCCCTCGACGACCTCCGCGAGCGCCCCGAGGGGCGCGGAGCAGCCGGCCTCGAGCGTGGCCAGGACCTGGCGCTCGGCGGTGACGGCCGCACGGGTCGCGTGGTCGTCGAGCGTGGCGACGGCGGCGACGACGTCGAGGTCGTCGCTGCGGCACTCCACCGCCAGGGCGCCCTGCCCGGGGGCCGGGAGCATCTGCAGCGGGTCGAGCCACTCAGTGACGACGGCGTGCCGGTCGATGCGGCGCAGACCGGCGGCCGCGAGCACCACGGCGTCGAGGTCGCCGCCCGCGACCTTCCCGAGGCGGGTGTCGACGTTGCCGCGCAGCCCGTGCACCTCCAGCCCGAGGCCGAGTGCGTGCAGCTGCGCGACGCGCCGGGGCGAGCCGGTGCCGACCCTCGAGCCGGGCGGCAGCTCACCCAGGGTGAGCCCGTCGCGGGCCACGAGGGCGTCGCGCGGGTCGACGCGCGGGGGGACCGCGGCGACGGTGAGCCCGTCGGCCGGTGCCGTCGGCAGGTCCTTGAGCGAGTGCACGGCGACGTCGACGCGCCCGTCGAGCAGCGCGTCCCGCAACGCGCCGACGAAGACCCCCGCGCCACCCAGGGTGGCCAGCGGCGCGCGGTTGGTGTCGCCCTCGGTGGTGATCTCGACGAGCTCGCAGACGCGACCGGTGGCCGCGGTGAGCTGCTCGGCGACGGTGGTCGACTGCGTCCGTGCCAGCAGCGACGCCCGCGTGCCGACGCGCAGGGTGCGGGTGCCGGAGTCGACGACGGCGGTCATCGCGCTCCCCCCTCGGCCTTGGTGACGGCCTGCACGGCGTCGGGGTCGAGCGCGAAGAGCTGGGCGAGCGCGGTGGCGTACGTGACCGAGCCGGTGTCCTCGAGCTCGCGGACCCGCACGGTGGGGCCGTGCAGCAACTTGTCGACCGTGCGCTGCACCGTGCGACGCACCTCGTCGACCTGGACCTCGTCGAGGTCGGGCAGCCGCGAGGTCAGCCGGGTCATCTCGGCCTCGACGACCTCGCCGGCCATGCTGCGCAGCGCGACGACCGTCGGGGTGACGGCGGCGGCGCGCCGGGCGGCGAGGAAAGCGTCGGTCTCCTCGGCGACGATCTTGCGGACGCGGGCCACGTCCTCCGCGCCCGCGTCCCCGACACCGGCGCCCTCCTCGGGACGCTCGCGGGCGAGGTCGGCCAGGCTGACGAGGTCCACACCGGGGAGCTGCGCGACACGCGGGTCGACGTCGTGGGGCAGGGCGAGGTCGACGACCGCCACCCTCCGGGCGCCGTCGCGACCGGCGAGGTGGCCGGGCTCCAGCACCGTGCCCGTGGCGCCGGTGCAGGAGATGACGACGTCGGCCTCCACGACGGCCTCGGCCAGGTCGGTCATGTCGAACGCTCGGGCGCCGTGGGTGGCCGCGAGACGATCCGCGTTGTCGCGGGTGCGGTTGCCGATCATCACCGAGGCGCCCTCACGGGTCGCGGTGGCGACGGCCAGCGCCGCCATCGACCCGGCCCCGACGACCACTACACGACGCCCCTCGAGGCCGTCCACCCACGCCGCCGCGCGCTCGAGGGTCACCCCCACGAGCGAGGGGGTGGCGTGGTCGATGTCGGTCTCGGCGTGCCCGCGCTTGCCGACGCGCAGCGCCTGCTGGAACAGCGCGTTCAACGAGGGGCCGACGGTGCCCTCGGCCTGTCCGACGCGCAGCGCCTCACGGGCCTGGCCCAGGATCTGCCCCTCGCCGACGACCATCGAGTCGAGCCCGGCGGCGACCTGGAAGAGGTGGCCGACGGCGCCGTCGTCGTAGTGCACGTACAGGTGCGGCACCAGCGACTCCGCCGGCACCCCCGCGCGACCGGCGAGGATGCCGGTGAGAGCCTCGACCGAGCCGTGGAAGCGCTCGACGCCCGCGTACAGCTCGACGCGGTTGCAGGTCGCGAGCACCAGCGCCTCGCTGACGTGCTCGGTGGCGGCGACGTCGCCCAGGAGCACCGGCAGCGCGGTGCGGTCGACCGCGACGCGCTCCAACAGCTCGACCGGGGCGGAGGCGTGCGAGATGCCGACGACCAGGACGCTCATCGGGTCCTCCTCGCAGGCGGGACGGTGTGGGATCGGTGGGACGTCCGGAACGTCGTCCACACAGGTCCCGGGCGACGGTGTCGACCGGTGGCTCGAGGCCAGCTCGAGACGATGGCTCCCCACCTGCGGAGCAGGCCACGGGGCATCGGGGACGTCGTCCCGACCGCGCAATCGCGTTCAGGTGAGGCTCACTCTAGGAGCGCGGAGCGGCTGCGACCAAACTGAGAAGTGGCAACCGCCACGGTGGGCTACCACATGGTGACGCGACTCACCGGAGGGGGTGGTGGGTCAGCGGCCGAGGGCTGCCGCGAGCCGTGACGGGTCCACCCTCCAGTAGTCGTGCAGCACACCGTCGACGAAGGTCACCGGGATCTCCTCCCCGTGCTCGTCGAGCAGGTCGTCCGCGTCGGGCGCCCGGTCGATGTCGACGGCCTCCCAGCCGACGCCCTGCTCGGCACAGACGGTGGCGACGACCTGCTCGGCCGTCTCGCACAGGTGGCAGCCGACCCGGGTGAGCACACGTACGCGGACGGGCTCGGGCCCGTGCCGGGTGATGGCGGCGCCCGTGCTGGTCACGGTCCCAGCCTGCCACCCGCGGACGACCCTGTCGTCGTGACCTGTCGCTGGGCCGGTCCGCTCACTAGGGTCGGCCAGGTGAGCGTCAACCCCGTCCCCTCGCGCCCCAACCTGCAGCAGCGCTCCGTGCTCGCGGGGCAGGCCGCGGCGTCCGCCGCCGAGGTCGAGGTGGCGCTGCAGGTCGAGCCGGACCGCACCTCCGCCGCGTTCTTCGACGTCGACAACACGGTCATGCAGGGTGCCTCGATCTTCCACCTGGCGAAGGGGCTGCACCGCCGCGAGTTCTTCACCACCGGCGACCTGGTGAAGGCGGCGTGGAAGCAGATGTACTTCAGGGTCGCCGGCGTCGAGGACCCCGAGCACGTCGCCGCCTCGCGGGCGGAGGCGCTGGCGTTCATCAAGGGGGCGAGCGTCGCCGAGCTGGAGCAGATGGCCGACGAGATCTTCGACGAGGCCATGGCCCACCGCATCTGGCCCGGCACCCGCGCGATGGCCCAGCTCCACCTCGATCGCGGGCAGCGTGTGTGGCTGGTGACTGCCGCCCCGATCGAGATCGCCCGCATCATCGCCCGCCGCCTCGGGCTCACCGGGGCGATGGGGACGGTCGCGGCGCACGAGGACGGGATCTACACCGGCGAGCTCGTCGGGGACATGCTGCACGGGCCCGCGAAGGCCGAGGCGATCAAGGCCCTCGCCGAGCGGGAGGGGCTGGACCTGTCGAGGTGCTCGGCGTACTCCGACTCCTCCAACGACCTGCCGATGCTGAGCCTGGTCGGCGACCCCTGTGCGGTGAACCCCGACAAGGTGCTGCGCGACCACGCCCGCGAGCACGGCTGGCGCGTCCGCGACTACCGCACGGCACGCAAGGCGGCCCGCGTGGGCCTGCTCGGCGCCACCGTCGCCGGGGCGACCGCGGGTGCGGTCGCGGCCGGGGTGTCCGTACGCCGCCGCCTCGGCTGAGCCGCGGTCGACCTCGTCCCGACCGCCTGCGGCGCACTGTCTGGGCACTGCCTGCACAATCGTCCGATGAGCCGGACAGGACCCCGCCGGCGCCACTACCATTCTCGGTGGCCGCGAGGGGGAAGGGGGCTGCTGCGATGACGACGCGTCCTGCGTACGACCGCGCCGGTCTCGACGCCCTGCGCCGCGCTCTCGCCGAGGTCCTCGCCGAGCCCGCCCTGTCGCTCGGCACGACGTCGGCGACCCTCGCACCGAGCAGGCGCGGCCGCCTCTCGCCCGGGTGGGTCCTCGCCTCGTCCACCGGAGCGGGCACCACCGACGCCCGACCGCACGGCCCCCACCGAGGCACGGGGGACGCAGCCGGCGCGAGCGGGGGCAGCGGGCGGGTGCCGCAGCAGACCGGCCCGGGTGATCGCGACGACGCCGAGGACGCCACCTCCTCCGTCGCGGACCCGACCGAGGCCGCCAGACTCATCGCACTGGTCGAGCAGGCGCGTGAGGGCGACGCCGACGCCTTCGGTGCGCTCTTCGACCACTACCACCCCCAGATCTACCGCTTCGTCTACTACCGCACCGGGTCCGTGCCGCTCGCCGAGGACCTGACGAGCGAGGCGTTCGTGCGCGCCCTGCGCAACATCACCGGGTTCACCTGGCAGGGCAAGGACTTCGGCGCCTGGCTGACGACCATCGCCCGGAACCTAGTCACCGACCACTTCAAGTCCGCCCGGAGCCGGCTCGAGCAGCCGACGGAGGACTCGTGGGTTCTCGACGCCCCCACCGACGGGCCCGAGAGCGCGGTGCTCGCGCAGCTCACGAACGAGACGTTGCTGGAGGTCGTCCGCACCCTCCCCGAGGAGCAGCAGACCTGCATCGTGATGCGGTTCCTGCAGGGACACAGCATCGCCGAGGTGGCTTCCGCGCTCGGACGGTCCGACGGGGCCGTCAAGCAGCTGCAGCTGCGGGCGGTACGAAACCTGGCCAAGCGCCTCCCCGAGGGCCTGCGATGAGCCGCCGCACGAGCCTCGCAGACCGGCTCGTTCCGCCCGTAACCTCCGCGAGTCGGTCGTCGTTGAGACGGACACAGGTCGCACCCCGACCCGTCGAGCACCCGCCGACCCGCACCGGGTCGGCCCGTCGAGCAGGAGCACGCCGATGACGCCGTGGCAGGACCGCCGTGCCGCCGACCGCCTCGACGAGGCGATCGAGGCGATGCTCACCGGTCGCGACGCCGACGAGTCGTCCGCACGCAGGGTGCCCGCCTCCGAGCTCGCTGCCGCCGGCACGCTCCTCGCCGCGCGTCCGTCGATGGAGGAGCACGTCGCTCCGGACCCCGCGTATGCCTCCTCCCTGCGCATCCGTCTCGTCGCGGAGGCCGAGCGCCTGGCTGCCGAGCGCGCGGCCGTCGTGCCGACCGCGCGGACGCAGACGGTGCGTACGGGTCCCGACCTGCAGCTCGCACGCCCCACGACCCGCCGGCCGCGCCTGGTCGCGGGGTTCACGGCTGCGGCGATCCTCGCCACCACCGGTGCCGCCGCTGCCGTGGGCGCCCAGGGCGCGCTGCCCGGCGAGGCGCTCTACCCGGTCAAGCTCGGCGTCGAGCGTCTCTCGCTCGTCGGCGACAGCCCGGCCGAGGCAGGACGCGAGCGGCTCGACCACGCCGCGACACGCCTCGCGGAGGCCGCCGAGCTGGTCGCCCGCAACGATCCCGGCGACGTCGAGCGCGCCGGTGAGGCCGTCAGCGACTTCTCGGCCCGCGCCACCCAGGGCGGGGCAGCGCTCCTCGCCGCCGACGTCGACGGGGAGGCCGGCGCCGCCCAGGACGTCCGCGCGTTCGCCCGCGACGCCCGGCAGCAGCTGGTGACGCTGTCGGAGAACGCGGACGGCGACCTGTTCACGGCGCTGAAGACGGCCGCCGACACCGTGTACGTCCTCGACGCCCAGGTCGACGCCCTGTGTCCCACGTGCACCGGTGAGGCGCGTCCCTTGGCGCCGTTCGCCCAGGCGGTCGAGCAGGCCAGCCGGATCCTGATGGGGGTCTCCGGCGTGGACGTGACCGCCGAGGAGACCAGGCGCGAGGCCGCCGAGCGGATCGCCGCAGACACCCCGCGCGTCGAGGTCGACGAGCGCGAAGGCCGCGCCGGCGCCCGCGGTGACCGTGGCGGATCACGGCCCGGCGACCGCGCGGACACCCCTCGTCAGCAGCAGCCCGCGCAAAGCCCCACCGCCCCGTCACGTCCGCGCCTGCCCGCCGTCTCCGACCTCCCGCTCTCCGAGGTCCCCGTGGTCGGCTCGACGCTCGAGGAGGTCACCGACGTCGTGGAGAAGCAGGTCGTCCGCGAGGTCGAGAAGCAGGTCGGGACCCTCACCGACGATCTGGGCAAGCGCCTCGGTGACACCCTGGGCGGGCTGACCGGCGGCGGCAGCAGCCGAGAATCGGGCGGCTCAGGCGGCTCAGGCGGCACAGGCCTCGGCGGCCTCCTGCCCTGACGGTCCCCCGCGGTCTCCCCCGCACCGCTCCCTGAACGCCCGCGTACGCGGGCAACTCCGGACCTACGCGGGCTCACAACCCCGCGCAGGCTCCGGACACCCGCGTACGCGGGCGTTCGGGAGCCGGCAGTCCGGACCGGAGGGGCGGATCAGCCGAAGACGGACGTGCGCTGCATCAACAGCGAGTAGAGCGTCTGCTGGATCGACTCCCGCACCTGGTCGGTCACGTTGAACACGAGCATGGGGTCCTCGGCCGCGCGCGGCTCGAAGGAGTCCGTGCGGATGGGCTCGCCGAACTCGATGAGCCACTTCGACGGCAGCGGCACGAGCCCGAGGGGGCCGAGCAGCGGGAAGAGCGGCGTGATCGGCAGGTACGGCAGCCCCAACAGGCGCGCCAGCGACGGCAGGTTCGCCACGAGCGGGTAGATCTCCTCCGCACCCACGACCGAGACCGGCACGATGGGCACGCCGGTGCGGATCGCAGCGGCCACGAAGCCGCCGCGGCCGAACCGCTGCAGCTTGTAGCGCTCGGCGTACGGCTTGCCGATGCCCTTGAAGCCCTCGGGCCAGACACCGACCAGCTCGCCGCCACCGAGCATGCGCTCGGCGTCCTCGCTGCAGGCGAGGGTGGCACCGCTCTTGCGAGCGAGCTCGCTGATCACGGGCAGCTGGAAGACGAGGTCCGCGCCGAGGGGACGCAGGAATCGTCCGGTCTCGTCGTGGATCGCGGCGCCGGTCATGACACCGTCGACGGGCACGGTGCCCGAGTGGTTCGACACGATCAGCGCGCCGCCCACCGAGGGGATGTTCTCCGCGCCGCGCACCTCGAGCCGGAACCACCGGTCCTTGATCGGGCGCAGCATGGCGAGGAAGAAGCGCTCGGTGATCTCGGGGTCGAAGCCGTACTCGTCGACGACGTACTCACCGGTCACGCGGCGGCGCAGGAACGCCAGCATCTCGGCCAGCCGCGGCTCCCAGTGATCACCGAACGTCTCGCGCGCGGCCGCGGTGGCCGCGTTGATCCACTCGACGACCGGGATGCCTCGCGACGGCGACGCGGGGGTCGCGTCGAGCCGTGCGGCAGGAGCGTCCGAGGACTCGGCGACCTCCCGCGCTGCCGCCGGCTCGCCCCCGACGTCG
This region includes:
- the hemB gene encoding porphobilinogen synthase; the protein is MPPVPPVVRPRRLRRTPALRSMVAETSLRAGQLVLPVFVREGLTEPQPITSMPGVVQHTRDSLKAEAARCAEAGLGGIMLFGIPETKDATGSAGLDPQGILNVALADVRAEVGDAVTVMSDLCLDEFTDHGHCGLLDASGAVDNDATLAAYAEMAVVQAASGSAMVGPSGMMDGQVAVIRDALDDTGHQDVAVLAYSAKYASAFYGPFREAVDSSLQGDRRTYQQDPANRLEGVREALLDVAEGADLVMVKPALAYLDVLREVRDAVDVPVAAYNISGEYAMVEAAAANGWIDRDAAMMETLLSIRRAGADVVLTYWALDAAAHLR
- a CDS encoding uroporphyrinogen-III synthase — translated: MTKTATSKGAARTPATPGWVSFVGAGPGDPDLLTVRAVELLRAADVVVVELPGHRGLVEQLLAPADDSPAPLSGQVEPTLPEVVDGGFGEDDQPLTHAARSKVVTKQAKAGKRVVRLLAGDPFLYGSGPEEAAACVKAGIGFEVVPGVSSVSGVPTYAGVPLTTKSDREVAVVGCRDGRIDWSRYAGFSTLVLVSAVKRLPELSEELVEAGRDPETPVAVTTVGTTTEQRTLVSTLRDVAVDAAEAQIAPPAIVVVGKVVNLRETLSWFETKPLFGWRVLVPRTKEQSGSLMSTLRGHGAVPEQVPTISVEPPRNPAQMDKAVRGLVEGRYEWIAFTSVNAVRAVREKFEEYGLDARAFSGLKIAAVGEKTAAAIAAWGLRADLVPSGEQSAAGLLEDWPPFDDVLDPINRVFLPRADIATENLVAGLIDLGWEVDDVTAYRTVRAAPPPAPTREAIKSGKFDAVVFTSSSTVRNLVGIAGKPHPSTIIAVIGPATAKTAEEHGLRVDVMAPAPSVEDLAAALADFGAERRLDFLEAGEPVTKPSEKKPAKTTSRRKSSS
- the hemC gene encoding hydroxymethylbilane synthase; translated protein: MTAVVDSGTRTLRVGTRASLLARTQSTTVAEQLTAATGRVCELVEITTEGDTNRAPLATLGGAGVFVGALRDALLDGRVDVAVHSLKDLPTAPADGLTVAAVPPRVDPRDALVARDGLTLGELPPGSRVGTGSPRRVAQLHALGLGLEVHGLRGNVDTRLGKVAGGDLDAVVLAAAGLRRIDRHAVVTEWLDPLQMLPAPGQGALAVECRSDDLDVVAAVATLDDHATRAAVTAERQVLATLEAGCSAPLGALAEVVEGEAGDELWLRAVVLRPDGAVAIRRSTNGPVDRAASLGADLAASMLAEGAAALMDEQLGDDELPPTQPHDS
- a CDS encoding glutamyl-tRNA reductase; this translates as MSVLVVGISHASAPVELLERVAVDRTALPVLLGDVAATEHVSEALVLATCNRVELYAGVERFHGSVEALTGILAGRAGVPAESLVPHLYVHYDDGAVGHLFQVAAGLDSMVVGEGQILGQAREALRVGQAEGTVGPSLNALFQQALRVGKRGHAETDIDHATPSLVGVTLERAAAWVDGLEGRRVVVVGAGSMAALAVATATREGASVMIGNRTRDNADRLAATHGARAFDMTDLAEAVVEADVVISCTGATGTVLEPGHLAGRDGARRVAVVDLALPHDVDPRVAQLPGVDLVSLADLARERPEEGAGVGDAGAEDVARVRKIVAEETDAFLAARRAAAVTPTVVALRSMAGEVVEAEMTRLTSRLPDLDEVQVDEVRRTVQRTVDKLLHGPTVRVRELEDTGSVTYATALAQLFALDPDAVQAVTKAEGGAR
- a CDS encoding glutaredoxin family protein: MTRHGPEPVRVRVLTRVGCHLCETAEQVVATVCAEQGVGWEAVDIDRAPDADDLLDEHGEEIPVTFVDGVLHDYWRVDPSRLAAALGR
- a CDS encoding HAD-IB family hydrolase; the encoded protein is MSVNPVPSRPNLQQRSVLAGQAAASAAEVEVALQVEPDRTSAAFFDVDNTVMQGASIFHLAKGLHRREFFTTGDLVKAAWKQMYFRVAGVEDPEHVAASRAEALAFIKGASVAELEQMADEIFDEAMAHRIWPGTRAMAQLHLDRGQRVWLVTAAPIEIARIIARRLGLTGAMGTVAAHEDGIYTGELVGDMLHGPAKAEAIKALAEREGLDLSRCSAYSDSSNDLPMLSLVGDPCAVNPDKVLRDHAREHGWRVRDYRTARKAARVGLLGATVAGATAGAVAAGVSVRRRLG
- a CDS encoding sigma-70 family RNA polymerase sigma factor, producing the protein MTTRPAYDRAGLDALRRALAEVLAEPALSLGTTSATLAPSRRGRLSPGWVLASSTGAGTTDARPHGPHRGTGDAAGASGGSGRVPQQTGPGDRDDAEDATSSVADPTEAARLIALVEQAREGDADAFGALFDHYHPQIYRFVYYRTGSVPLAEDLTSEAFVRALRNITGFTWQGKDFGAWLTTIARNLVTDHFKSARSRLEQPTEDSWVLDAPTDGPESAVLAQLTNETLLEVVRTLPEEQQTCIVMRFLQGHSIAEVASALGRSDGAVKQLQLRAVRNLAKRLPEGLR
- a CDS encoding 1-acyl-sn-glycerol-3-phosphate acyltransferase, with the protein product MGDADIIPIGTRGRPGRGSGNARPSTAARGLAPGATPRVSGRDAAQDDLDTVEGAQSGVDERPTADATTDVGGEPAAAREVAESSDAPAARLDATPASPSRGIPVVEWINAATAAARETFGDHWEPRLAEMLAFLRRRVTGEYVVDEYGFDPEITERFFLAMLRPIKDRWFRLEVRGAENIPSVGGALIVSNHSGTVPVDGVMTGAAIHDETGRFLRPLGADLVFQLPVISELARKSGATLACSEDAERMLGGGELVGVWPEGFKGIGKPYAERYKLQRFGRGGFVAAAIRTGVPIVPVSVVGAEEIYPLVANLPSLARLLGLPYLPITPLFPLLGPLGLVPLPSKWLIEFGEPIRTDSFEPRAAEDPMLVFNVTDQVRESIQQTLYSLLMQRTSVFG